One Tolypothrix bouteillei VB521301 DNA window includes the following coding sequences:
- a CDS encoding sensor histidine kinase, producing MKHIRTIWSNIDPFSLQLRLTIGMAAFSTLVLGSVSIWTSWKMQQILINSHKQNIEQIAHSVPRDVQLYSEMMQPESGLQKAIKNLENTNTLLWIKSPSRRILAQSTNLNLLPQSTVAQLISLTQMPLKAQIYKIDKSYFILSENSIQVEGKVLGNLFVVKNITREQSTFVVMVRSLGIISVLAIIILTTAIAFYIKHSLQPLRQLNQMTAVISLEELGQAQLYLNNAPSEVKELAQTLTMLLSRLSQSWKQEREFVSNVSHELRTPLTIVHGYLQSVLRRQNNLTQIQQEALETAASEAERTIRLLQDLLDLARADSGYLHFQMKSYVLNDLIEEIVIMAKKYSDRIITIEAAPHTIEVKIDYSRLKQVLLNLIDNAIKYSESGTPITFKLYQFQDKAIIQVCDEGYGIPLQHQARIFERFYRVDESRSHTTGGSGLGLSIVKTLVEGMGGSVSVQSKLGEGSTFTICLPL from the coding sequence GTGAAACATATCAGAACAATTTGGAGCAATATAGACCCTTTCTCCTTACAGTTACGCCTGACAATTGGCATGGCTGCATTTTCTACTTTAGTCCTGGGTAGTGTCTCTATATGGACGAGTTGGAAAATGCAGCAAATATTAATTAACAGTCACAAACAAAACATAGAACAAATAGCCCATAGTGTACCACGGGATGTGCAACTTTATAGTGAAATGATGCAACCAGAAAGTGGTTTGCAAAAAGCTATTAAAAACCTAGAAAACACCAATACATTATTATGGATAAAAAGCCCCAGTCGGAGAATATTGGCACAATCGACTAATTTAAATTTGTTACCTCAGTCTACGGTAGCTCAGTTAATATCTTTAACTCAGATGCCTCTTAAAGCACAAATTTACAAAATTGACAAAAGCTACTTTATTTTATCTGAAAATTCTATCCAAGTCGAAGGTAAAGTCCTTGGTAATTTATTTGTAGTTAAGAATATTACTCGCGAACAATCAACATTTGTAGTCATGGTACGAAGCTTAGGCATTATTAGTGTTTTAGCAATTATTATCCTCACAACTGCGATCGCATTTTATATCAAGCATTCTCTGCAACCTCTACGCCAGCTTAATCAAATGACTGCTGTGATTTCCCTAGAGGAGTTAGGACAAGCACAGCTATACCTTAATAATGCACCCAGTGAAGTCAAAGAATTAGCCCAAACCTTAACAATGTTGTTATCGCGTCTGTCCCAATCATGGAAACAAGAGCGAGAATTTGTGAGTAATGTTTCTCACGAGTTGCGGACACCTTTAACCATTGTACATGGTTATTTGCAAAGCGTCTTGCGACGGCAAAACAACTTAACTCAAATCCAACAAGAAGCTTTAGAAACTGCTGCATCAGAAGCTGAACGTACCATCCGCTTGCTACAAGATTTACTAGATTTAGCACGTGCAGACAGTGGTTATTTACACTTTCAAATGAAGTCTTACGTATTAAATGACTTAATCGAAGAAATTGTGATAATGGCAAAAAAGTATAGCGATCGCATCATTACTATCGAAGCAGCGCCTCACACAATTGAAGTCAAAATAGATTACAGTCGGCTTAAACAAGTATTACTAAATTTGATTGACAATGCTATTAAGTATTCTGAGTCCGGTACACCTATCACTTTTAAATTATATCAATTTCAAGATAAAGCAATTATTCAAGTTTGCGACGAGGGTTATGGTATTCCCCTGCAACACCAAGCACGTATTTTCGAGAGATTTTACCGTGTAGATGAATCTCGCAGTCATACAACTGGGGGTAGTGGTTTGGGTTTATCAATTGTCAAGACACTTGTAGAGGGAATGGGGGGTAGTGTCAGCGTGCAATCAAAGTTAGGAGAAGGAAGCACTTTTACGATCTGTTTACCTTTATAA
- a CDS encoding SGNH/GDSL hydrolase family protein codes for MAFRPTRRQIIQGIGGGGVLTLLGCNRQEQAMVTLYTFGDSILDCGRYNEFGIHPGQLLVKNNDRLFPEFQGKDLTSRGLAHLEHRARDGATVDGLPYQAQGLQVDGKAIALLTIGGNDLLGGLIQDTGAEIEVFANALDTFVKQLPIRPVLLGSVYDPTLGDDRRNFLGIDAAIARKNLQRMNAVIQEIANRYGQFVDLHAHFLKGDPSWFTATIEPSLRGASEVRRAFLPYVVHK; via the coding sequence ATGGCTTTTCGACCTACCCGACGACAAATTATTCAAGGGATTGGAGGGGGAGGTGTCCTGACGCTCTTAGGCTGCAATCGGCAGGAGCAAGCAATGGTAACTTTATATACCTTTGGTGATTCAATTTTAGACTGCGGACGATACAACGAGTTCGGCATTCATCCAGGACAACTCCTTGTCAAAAATAACGATCGGCTGTTTCCCGAATTTCAAGGCAAAGACCTCACATCACGCGGACTGGCTCACCTCGAACATCGCGCCCGAGATGGTGCAACGGTTGATGGACTGCCATATCAAGCGCAGGGATTGCAGGTTGATGGAAAGGCGATCGCATTACTTACCATCGGTGGTAATGATTTACTGGGTGGATTAATTCAGGACACAGGTGCTGAAATTGAAGTCTTTGCTAATGCTCTCGACACTTTCGTCAAGCAGTTACCCATCCGTCCCGTTCTACTAGGGAGTGTATACGATCCTACGTTGGGAGATGACCGACGCAACTTTTTAGGGATTGATGCAGCCATCGCCCGCAAGAACCTCCAGCGCATGAATGCTGTCATTCAAGAAATTGCCAACCGCTACGGACAATTCGTCGATCTCCACGCTCACTTCCTTAAGGGAGATCCATCATGGTTTACAGCAACGATCGAGCCAAGCCTGCGAGGTGCTTCGGAAGTTCGCCGTGCTTTTCTCCCCTATGTCGTGCATAAATAA